The following proteins come from a genomic window of Fibrobacter sp.:
- the rpsG gene encoding 30S ribosomal protein S7: MSRRRKALHRSILPDPRFKSVLVTELVGVVLKQGKKTIAEQIVYTALDLLDKKVEGKETPLEKFEICLENIKPRVEVKSRRVGGANYQVPMEVAPDRAKALALRWLLDAARNRNEPNMADRLAAELVAAKNGEGNAVRKKNDTHKMAEANKAFAHFRF; this comes from the coding sequence ATGTCTAGAAGAAGAAAGGCTCTCCATCGCTCCATCCTCCCGGATCCGCGTTTCAAGTCCGTTCTCGTCACCGAACTCGTCGGTGTCGTGCTCAAGCAGGGCAAGAAGACCATCGCCGAACAGATCGTCTACACTGCTCTTGACCTCCTCGACAAGAAGGTCGAAGGCAAGGAAACCCCGCTTGAGAAGTTCGAAATCTGCCTCGAAAACATCAAGCCGCGTGTTGAAGTCAAGTCTCGCCGCGTCGGTGGTGCCAACTACCAGGTTCCGATGGAAGTTGCTCCGGACCGCGCCAAGGCTCTCGCTCTCCGCTGGCTCCTTGATGCCGCCCGCAACCGCAACGAACCCAACATGGCCGACCGCCTTGCTGCCGAACTCGTTGCTGCCAAGAACGGTGAAGGCAACGCTGTCCGCAAGAAGAACGATACGCACAAGATGGCCGAAGCCAACAAGGCTTTCGCTCACTTCCGTTTCTAA
- the rpsL gene encoding 30S ribosomal protein S12, which translates to MPTIQQLVRNGREQISNKTASVALKSCPQKRGVCTRVYTSTPKKPNSALRKIARVRLSNKMEVTAYIPGEGHNLQEHSIVLIRGGRVKDVPGVRYHIIRGALDTQAVNGRQNGRSKYGVKKKGAAPAKK; encoded by the coding sequence GTGCCTACTATTCAACAGCTCGTCCGCAACGGACGTGAACAGATCAGCAACAAGACCGCTTCCGTGGCCTTGAAGTCCTGCCCGCAGAAGCGCGGCGTTTGCACCCGTGTGTACACCAGCACTCCGAAGAAGCCGAACTCCGCTCTTCGTAAGATTGCCCGTGTGCGTCTTTCCAACAAGATGGAAGTTACCGCTTACATCCCTGGCGAAGGCCACAACCTCCAGGAACACTCCATCGTGCTCATCCGCGGTGGCCGTGTTAAGGATGTTCCGGGTGTCCGTTACCACATCATCCGTGGTGCTCTCGATACTCAGGCTGTCAACGGCCGCCAGAACGGCCGCTCCAAGTACGGTGTTAAGAAGAAAGGTGCCGCTCCGGCCAAGAAGTAA
- the rpoC gene encoding DNA-directed RNA polymerase subunit beta' → MSEEMMENQENSGDISIHLAAPDLIRYWSYGEVTKPETINYRTFKPERDGLFCEKIFGPVKNWECNCGKFKRARYKGVICDRCGVEVTHSRVRRERMGHIELAIPLAHTWFVRNQPCVIGALLGLSTKDLEQVIYYERYVVIDKGDAELEENSLIDEVTYQDLVAEGRAFDARMGASAIKLLLDKLDLTELSAKLRDQARSNSKTKMDDAIKRLKIVDAFRKSQMESFRSYYNNPDGSRDAGKAWLKGLAEAIAEFKADYESKHSEFVLADAYEEFRRRYPNEVRLLANQPSWMILDVLPVIPPDLRPLVPLEGGRFATSDLNELYRRVINRNNRLKKLIDIRAPNVILCNEKRMLQEAVDQLFDSGRRTARTGSTRPLKSLAELLKGKQGRFRMNLLGKRVDYSGRSVIVVGPELQMHQCGLPKRMALELYKPFIIQRLEEDGIVYTLKSAKKYVDAERPEVWDILEEIIEDHPVMLNRAPTLHRLGIQAFYPKLIEGNAIRLHPLVCTAFNADFDGDQMAVHLPLSFETQLECRVLMLSSNNILHPASGQPIAVPGQDIVLGLYYLTKPRPGRKGEGMHFYDSAEAIRAYENEVVDLNASVYLKLPAGRKIYTGALEKDCVCVREIADDNGNLEESVKAGEKIKFLTLKEDNVIKTTVGRIIFNEFVPNELGYANETFGKKVIAKSIDDLYRRTGNRVTVEYLDNLKANGYKWATRAGSSVAIAEMVIPEEKQALLDAATEKVNEIRSLYEDGVITDGERYNQIIDVWSKTTSDVAAKQWDLLSHDRDGFNPVYMMADSGARGSRQQIMQLSGMRGLMQKPIKQLGGQEVIENPIKSCFREGLNVMEYFISSHGARKGLADTALKTADAGYLTRRLVDVGQDLVVTEEDCGTTDGIEVSAFKDGDDTVIPLEERLLGRAPVDDIKHPVTGEVIVKAGELVTERDLPKISATGLEHIKMRSVLTCNSKNGVCSKCYGRMLASGRPVDLGEAVGVLAAQSIGEPGTQLTLRTFHIGGASSRLTVENNKKAVVDGRVELEQVVTVDHEGQKIVTSRMAELVIFDTTGINKGRYQIPYGAIMHVENNATVTKDQVMFEWDPYNSPIITNVAGKVKLVDLVENKTFRVEKDENTEVETWIVISEKHGGSAKQLRPAISIIDETGAKVGHFMLPDGAILTVHDGDKVTVGSTVAKLPRAAGKTRDITGGLPRVAELFEARKPKNTAVLAPIDGLVVMGKEVRNNQEVIIKMDDREEKVLVPRGVHLAVNEGDRVRAGQKISEGSADPHDILTILGPEEVQRHLVNEIQAVYRLQGVAIADKHIECIVRQMMRKVKVKESGDSELLPGEEISKARLRAENDRLVAQGKAPATFTPMLLGITKASLATDSFISACSFQETTKILTRASIEGQVDPLMGLKENVIMGRLIPCGTGARHLRNVQVVDADAEAEERLRLQNVHADYGNADSGIQMIDTDMGASDDEDVD, encoded by the coding sequence ATGTCCGAAGAAATGATGGAAAATCAAGAGAATTCCGGCGATATTTCGATTCATCTCGCCGCTCCGGACCTGATCCGTTACTGGTCTTATGGTGAAGTCACCAAGCCGGAAACGATCAACTACCGTACGTTCAAGCCTGAACGTGATGGTCTTTTCTGCGAAAAGATCTTCGGACCTGTCAAGAACTGGGAATGCAACTGCGGCAAGTTCAAGCGCGCACGCTACAAGGGCGTTATCTGCGACCGTTGCGGCGTCGAAGTGACCCACTCCCGCGTCCGTCGCGAACGCATGGGCCATATCGAACTCGCTATTCCTCTGGCTCACACCTGGTTCGTCCGTAACCAGCCCTGCGTGATTGGCGCCCTCCTCGGCCTCAGCACGAAGGACCTGGAACAGGTCATCTACTACGAGCGCTATGTCGTTATCGACAAGGGCGACGCCGAACTCGAAGAAAACTCCCTCATCGACGAAGTCACCTACCAGGACCTCGTCGCCGAAGGCCGCGCGTTCGACGCCCGCATGGGCGCTTCCGCCATCAAGCTCCTGCTTGACAAGCTCGACCTTACCGAACTTTCCGCGAAGCTCCGCGACCAGGCCCGCTCCAATTCCAAGACGAAGATGGACGATGCCATCAAGCGCCTCAAGATTGTCGACGCCTTCCGCAAGTCTCAGATGGAAAGCTTCCGCAGCTACTACAACAACCCGGACGGTTCCCGCGACGCCGGCAAGGCATGGCTCAAGGGCCTCGCCGAAGCCATCGCCGAATTCAAGGCTGACTACGAGTCCAAGCACTCCGAATTCGTGCTGGCCGACGCCTACGAAGAATTCCGTCGCCGCTACCCGAACGAAGTGCGCCTCCTCGCGAACCAGCCTTCCTGGATGATTCTCGACGTGCTTCCGGTGATTCCGCCCGACCTGCGCCCGCTCGTTCCGCTCGAAGGCGGCCGCTTTGCGACCTCCGACCTGAACGAACTCTACCGTCGCGTCATCAACCGCAACAACCGCTTGAAGAAGCTCATCGACATCCGTGCCCCTAACGTGATTCTCTGCAACGAGAAGCGCATGCTGCAGGAAGCCGTCGACCAGCTGTTCGACAGCGGCCGCCGTACCGCCCGTACCGGCAGCACGCGCCCGCTCAAGAGCCTCGCCGAACTCCTCAAGGGTAAGCAGGGTCGCTTCCGTATGAACCTCCTCGGTAAGCGTGTGGACTACTCCGGCCGTTCCGTCATTGTGGTGGGACCGGAACTCCAGATGCACCAGTGCGGTCTCCCGAAGCGCATGGCTCTCGAACTTTACAAGCCGTTCATCATCCAGCGCTTGGAAGAAGACGGCATCGTTTACACGCTCAAGTCCGCCAAGAAGTACGTTGACGCCGAACGCCCCGAAGTGTGGGACATCCTCGAAGAAATCATCGAGGACCACCCGGTCATGCTGAACCGCGCCCCGACGCTTCACCGCTTGGGTATCCAGGCCTTCTATCCGAAACTGATTGAAGGTAACGCCATCCGCCTCCACCCGCTCGTCTGTACCGCATTCAACGCGGACTTCGACGGTGACCAGATGGCTGTGCACCTCCCGCTTAGCTTCGAAACTCAGCTTGAATGCCGCGTGCTCATGCTGTCCTCGAACAACATCCTGCACCCCGCTTCCGGTCAGCCGATCGCTGTGCCGGGCCAGGACATCGTGCTCGGTCTGTACTACCTGACCAAGCCGCGTCCGGGTCGCAAGGGCGAAGGCATGCACTTCTACGATTCTGCCGAAGCCATCCGCGCTTACGAGAACGAAGTTGTCGACCTGAACGCTTCCGTCTACCTCAAGCTCCCCGCCGGTCGCAAGATCTACACGGGCGCCCTCGAGAAGGACTGCGTTTGCGTGCGTGAAATCGCCGACGACAACGGCAACCTCGAAGAAAGCGTCAAGGCTGGCGAAAAGATCAAGTTCCTTACGCTCAAGGAAGACAACGTCATCAAGACGACTGTCGGCCGAATCATCTTTAACGAATTTGTTCCCAACGAACTCGGTTATGCTAACGAAACCTTCGGCAAGAAGGTTATCGCCAAGTCCATCGACGACCTGTACCGCCGTACCGGCAACCGCGTGACTGTCGAATACCTCGACAACCTCAAGGCCAACGGTTACAAGTGGGCAACCCGCGCCGGTTCCTCCGTGGCTATCGCCGAAATGGTGATCCCGGAAGAGAAGCAGGCCTTGCTCGATGCCGCTACCGAAAAGGTCAACGAAATCCGCAGCCTTTACGAAGACGGTGTGATTACCGATGGCGAACGTTACAACCAGATCATCGACGTGTGGTCCAAGACCACGAGCGATGTCGCTGCCAAGCAGTGGGATTTGCTTTCTCACGACCGTGACGGCTTCAACCCGGTCTACATGATGGCTGACTCTGGCGCTCGTGGTAGCCGCCAGCAGATTATGCAGCTGTCCGGTATGCGCGGTCTGATGCAGAAGCCGATCAAGCAGCTCGGCGGTCAGGAAGTTATCGAAAACCCGATTAAGTCCTGCTTCCGCGAAGGCCTGAACGTGATGGAATACTTCATTTCGTCTCACGGTGCCCGTAAGGGTCTGGCCGATACCGCTCTTAAGACGGCTGACGCTGGTTACCTTACCCGTCGTCTCGTGGACGTGGGACAGGACCTCGTTGTTACCGAAGAAGACTGCGGTACCACCGACGGTATTGAAGTTTCCGCATTCAAGGATGGTGACGATACCGTCATCCCGCTGGAAGAACGTCTCCTCGGTCGCGCACCGGTCGACGACATCAAGCACCCGGTGACGGGCGAAGTGATCGTGAAGGCTGGCGAACTCGTGACCGAACGCGACCTCCCGAAGATCAGCGCGACCGGTCTCGAACACATCAAGATGCGTTCCGTGCTCACTTGTAATTCGAAGAACGGCGTCTGCTCCAAGTGCTACGGCCGTATGCTGGCTTCCGGTCGTCCGGTCGACCTCGGCGAAGCCGTGGGTGTGCTCGCTGCACAGTCCATCGGTGAACCGGGTACGCAGCTTACCCTCCGTACGTTCCACATCGGTGGTGCTTCTTCCCGTCTGACTGTCGAGAACAACAAGAAGGCCGTCGTCGATGGCCGCGTCGAACTCGAACAGGTCGTTACAGTGGACCACGAAGGTCAGAAGATCGTTACGAGCCGCATGGCCGAACTCGTCATCTTCGACACCACAGGCATTAACAAGGGTCGTTACCAGATTCCGTACGGTGCTATCATGCACGTCGAGAACAACGCCACGGTCACTAAGGACCAGGTGATGTTCGAATGGGATCCGTACAACAGCCCGATTATCACCAACGTGGCCGGCAAGGTCAAGCTCGTCGACCTCGTTGAAAACAAGACATTCCGTGTAGAAAAAGACGAAAACACCGAAGTCGAAACCTGGATCGTTATTAGCGAGAAGCATGGCGGCAGCGCAAAGCAGCTGCGTCCGGCCATCAGCATCATCGACGAAACCGGTGCCAAGGTTGGACACTTCATGTTGCCGGACGGCGCTATCTTGACCGTCCACGATGGCGACAAGGTGACCGTCGGTTCTACCGTTGCAAAACTTCCGCGTGCCGCTGGTAAGACCCGCGACATTACCGGTGGTCTTCCGCGCGTTGCCGAGCTCTTCGAAGCCCGCAAGCCGAAGAACACCGCCGTGCTCGCCCCGATCGACGGTCTCGTCGTCATGGGCAAGGAAGTGCGCAACAACCAGGAAGTTATCATCAAGATGGACGATCGCGAAGAGAAAGTGCTGGTTCCGCGTGGTGTCCACTTGGCGGTCAACGAAGGTGACCGTGTCCGCGCTGGTCAGAAGATCAGCGAAGGCAGTGCAGACCCGCACGATATCCTGACGATCCTCGGACCTGAAGAGGTCCAGCGTCACTTGGTGAACGAAATCCAGGCGGTGTACCGCCTGCAGGGTGTGGCTATCGCAGATAAGCACATCGAATGTATCGTCCGCCAGATGATGCGCAAGGTGAAGGTCAAGGAATCCGGCGATTCCGAACTGCTTCCGGGCGAAGAGATATCCAAGGCACGCCTGCGCGCCGAGAACGACCGTCTGGTCGCTCAGGGCAAGGCTCCGGCGACCTTCACGCCGATGCTCCTTGGTATCACTAAGGCCTCCTTGGCGACAGACAGCTTCATCTCTGCCTGCTCGTTCCAGGAAACCACGAAGATCCTTACCCGCGCTTCTATCGAAGGGCAGGTCGACCCGCTCATGGGCCTCAAGGAGAACGTGATTATGGGCCGCCTCATTCCGTGCGGTACTGGTGCCCGCCACCTGAGGAACGTCCAGGTGGTTGATGCCGATGCCGAGGCGGAAGAACGCCTGCGTTTGCAGAATGTGCATGCCGATTACGGTAACGCAGACTCCGGAATTCAGATGATTGACACCGATATGGGTGCCTCTGATGACGAAGATGTGGACTAA